One window of the Babesia microti strain RI chromosome IV, complete genome genome contains the following:
- a CDS encoding hypothetical protein (overlaps_old_locusTagID:BBM_III05725;~overlaps_old_locusTagID:BBM_III05730): MTLNIIINLPNRPSICKSLNYNIIADSNVKLECLSLLSSINNTYKSIPTNVLFEIVKSATKIDTDFRLIIDGCEIINNQTYFYLQWCEFITVTVLYKLLGGKGGFGATLRGAKGRKKTSFNIDSCRDLQGRRIRQTRLAEQINKWKESNLTKEQLEILKTTSSNPTSYPEPITNSKGYKVQFSLKEKRRRLIGKLDDSYMNKKDIAINSIVPIDTTKSQSDENKETSHVAEDMINYVETELNSLYGTGTSTSASITSVKVPTVKSPVGNCDKMSLGAKLTAALIKN, translated from the coding sequence ATGACTTtaaacattataattaaccTACCAAATCGTCCATCCATTTGCAAAAGTCTAaactataatataatagcTGATTCAAATGTCAAATTAGAATGCTTGAGCCTTTTATcttcaattaataatacttACAAAAGTATACCTACAAACGTGCtatttgaaattgtaaaatctGCGACAAAAATTGATACAGATTTTAGGTTAATCATTGATGGATgtgaaataattaacaatcaaacttatttttatttgcaatGGTGTGAATTTATTACTGTAACTGTCCTTTATAAATTGCTTGGTGGCAAAGGAGGTTTTGGTGCCACATTACGTGGAGCCAAGGGAAGGAAAAAAACTTCATTTAACATTGATTCTTGTAGAGATTTGCAAGGTAGAAGGATTCGACAGACAAGATTGGCTGAGCAGATCAACAAATGGAAAGAATCTAATTTGACTAAAGAACAATTAGAGATCCTAAAAACTACTTCATCAAATCCCACCTCTTACCCAGAGCCCATAACAAATTCCAAGGGATATAAAGTTCAGTTTTCACTGAAGGAAAAGAGAAGGAGATTGATCGGAAAATTGGACGATTCTTATATGAATAAAAAGGATATTGCtattaattcaattgtaCCAATTGACACTACCAAATCGCAGTCGGATGAAAATAAAGAAACCTCACATGTCGCGGAGGAtatgattaattatgtagAAACGGAACTAAATTCCCTTTATGGTACAGGTACTAGCACTTCTGCCTCAATTACCAGTGTTAAAGTCCCAACTGTTAAATCGCCAGTTGGTAATTGTGACAAAATGTCACTGGGAGCCAAACTAACCGCCGCTCTTATCaagaattaa
- a CDS encoding hypothetical protein (overlaps_old_locusTagID:BBM_III05730;~overlaps_old_locusTagID:BBM_III05735), translated as MSKSSEMYGLSNDNTYFDNDITQSFNCNKINSLRNTIMNDFNIKLQETNSNDNLTTGRSVVNDTMTFRTLKSKYLLRHINKCAVISYEFFKVNDTCSIYIPSAWDKVNKIKLSLPDLYRILKRLLFYFEIKHESKKNFSKDEFIDIANQYYDCMFTIDNGYFSTLILPNNPLIEYFHRNNEFSSHDNIKMPKNKENSSQLYEKCNIPYVSEFVNRDKIQAFIVHKIKDNFTKITDNTDNKHKEFDILNIKRNNADKYDVDKWSLKNNRNSNVNNSYVTDKQSTLKRIFSSVKPKGSARSNIDSANDKCY; from the exons ATGAGTAAATCCAGTGAAATGTACGGGTTGTCTAACGACAATACCTATTTTGACAACGACATTACTCAATCTtttaattgcaataaaataaaCAGTTTACGTAATACCATAATGAATGATTTTAACATCAAATTACAGGAAACTAATtctaatgataatttgacaaCTGGCCGAAGTGTTGTCAATGATACGATGACCTTTAGGACCTTGAAATCAAAGTATCTACTGAGACATATTAACAAATGTGCTGTCATTTCCTACGAATTCTTCAAGGTTAATGATACATGTTCAATCTACATTCCTTCCGCTTGGGATAAGgtcaacaaaattaaattgtcACTACCAGACCTGTACCGAATACTGAAGAGATTGTTATTCTACTTCGAGATCAAGCATGAATCTAA gaaaAATTTTTCTAAGGATGAATTTATAGACATAGCTAACCAATATTATGACTGCATGTTTACTATTGATAATGGGTATTTTTCAACACTGATACTGCCAAATAATCCACTAATAGAATATTTTCATAGGAATAATGAATTTTCATCacatgataatattaaaatgccTAAAAATAAAG AAAATTCATCGCAACTGTATGAGAAATGCAACATTCCATATGTATCTGAATTTGTCAATAGAG ACAAAATTCAAGCCTTTATAGTACACAAAATTAAggataattttacaaaaataactGATAACACCGATAACAAACATAAagaatttgacattttgaatataaagaGGAATAATGCTGACAAATATGATGTGGACAAATGGtcattgaaaaataatagGAATAgtaatgtaaataattcttATGTAACAGACAAACAGTCGACGTTAAAGCGAATATTTTCATCCGTTAAACCAAAAGGTTCAGCTAGGTCCAATATCGACTCTGCCAATgataaatgttattaa